Proteins encoded together in one Pseudomonadota bacterium window:
- the glmU gene encoding bifunctional UDP-N-acetylglucosamine diphosphorylase/glucosamine-1-phosphate N-acetyltransferase GlmU, which produces MGDIGKRPLAAIILAAGQGTRMRSALHKVLHPVAGKPMLLHLLDSLNSLADDARELRTIVIVGKSREQVEPLARAHGADIAVQNEQLGTGHAVLQAEPLLENFDGDVLACFGDVPMVAADTVQAMQAALHQADDAGRAPAAVVLGFRPRDSKAYGRIIADADGHIAKMVEYKDANDAERAVDLCNSGLLMARRQDMFVLLSKVGNANAAGEYYLPDLVTIALAEGRACRVIECEEWQVEGVNSRAELAQLEAQWQMRKRADMMAAGVTLTAPETVYFAHDTCIGADVTIAPHVVFGPGVSIASGSMIHSFSHIEGAVIGSDCQIGPYARLRPGAELRDRAKIGNFVEMKKAVLGEGAKANHLSYIGDADVGAGANIGAGTITCNYDGFFKYRTEIGAGAFIGSNSALVAPVTIGDGAIVGAGATVTSNVPADALVLVRAETAEKTGWAARFRAAMTKKRNQG; this is translated from the coding sequence ATGGGTGATATCGGCAAGCGGCCGCTGGCTGCGATCATATTGGCGGCGGGGCAGGGTACGCGGATGCGCTCTGCCCTCCACAAGGTACTGCATCCGGTGGCTGGCAAGCCAATGCTGCTCCACCTTCTCGACAGCCTGAACAGCCTTGCCGATGATGCGCGCGAACTGCGTACTATCGTCATTGTCGGCAAGAGTCGCGAACAGGTGGAGCCGCTGGCGCGCGCGCATGGTGCCGATATCGCTGTGCAGAACGAGCAGCTTGGCACCGGCCATGCTGTGCTGCAGGCAGAGCCGCTGCTCGAGAATTTCGACGGCGATGTGCTTGCCTGTTTCGGCGATGTGCCGATGGTTGCAGCCGATACAGTGCAGGCGATGCAGGCAGCGCTGCACCAGGCGGATGATGCGGGGCGGGCTCCTGCTGCGGTTGTTCTGGGTTTCCGGCCGCGTGATAGCAAGGCCTATGGCCGGATTATCGCCGATGCCGATGGCCATATCGCGAAGATGGTCGAATATAAGGACGCCAATGACGCCGAGCGCGCAGTAGATCTGTGCAATAGCGGACTGCTCATGGCGCGGCGCCAGGATATGTTCGTGCTGCTGAGCAAGGTCGGCAATGCCAATGCTGCCGGGGAATATTATCTTCCCGATCTGGTGACTATCGCACTTGCCGAAGGCCGCGCCTGCCGCGTTATCGAATGCGAGGAATGGCAGGTTGAAGGCGTCAACAGCCGTGCCGAGCTGGCCCAGCTAGAGGCGCAATGGCAGATGCGCAAGCGTGCCGACATGATGGCCGCCGGAGTGACGTTGACGGCGCCGGAAACGGTCTATTTTGCACATGATACCTGTATCGGGGCTGATGTTACCATAGCGCCGCATGTTGTTTTCGGCCCCGGCGTCAGCATCGCCAGTGGCAGCATGATCCACAGCTTCAGCCATATCGAGGGGGCGGTGATCGGCAGTGATTGCCAGATTGGACCCTATGCCCGTCTGCGCCCTGGTGCGGAACTGCGCGACAGAGCCAAGATCGGCAATTTTGTCGAGATGAAAAAGGCGGTGCTGGGCGAGGGCGCCAAGGCCAATCATCTCAGCTATATCGGCGATGCCGATGTTGGCGCCGGGGCCAATATCGGGGCCGGGACGATCACCTGCAATTATGATGGCTTCTTCAAATATCGCACCGAAATCGGTGCAGGCGCGTTTATCGGCTCTAACAGTGCGCTGGTGGCACCAGTTACCATCGGTGATGGCGCGATTGTCGGTGCCGGGGCGACGGTCACCAGCAATGTCCCCGCCGATGCATTGGTGCTGGTGCGGGCGGAGACAGCCGAGAAAACCGGATGGGCGGCGCGTTTTCGCGCGGCGATGACGAAAAAGAGAAATCAGGGCTGA
- a CDS encoding nucleotidyltransferase family protein — MSGPVEELVTLLRYPDAAANIAVDGWTDILCVARAEMLLATLGARLQDQPLPDAVTRIFTDVRRDCTGNQQRARWEANRAASLLAPLGITPILLKGTAYLASDHTAAQGRHIGDLDIMVPRAALETVEAALLGTGWEWVKDDPYDQAYYRQWMHELPPLIHQDRDAMIDVHHTILPLTARPMPDAGAMIARARSVGDGLAILDPCDMICHCAAHFHADGDMAGGLRNLWDFHLLISDFCRSSEQWSELRQRSGEHQLWPTLQGTLRLAHALYGTIWPPEWGAKWGLREAFFQRRLLARNGWGQETRPVTRLAIYIRSHWLRMPPLMLARHLWIKWRKGSGASA, encoded by the coding sequence ATGAGCGGCCCGGTGGAAGAGCTTGTCACGCTTTTGCGTTATCCTGACGCAGCTGCGAATATTGCGGTCGATGGCTGGACCGATATTTTGTGCGTTGCTCGTGCCGAAATGCTGCTGGCGACGCTGGGCGCCCGGTTGCAGGATCAGCCGCTTCCCGACGCCGTGACGCGGATTTTTACCGATGTGAGGCGCGATTGCACCGGCAACCAACAAAGGGCGCGTTGGGAAGCCAATCGCGCGGCCAGTCTGCTCGCGCCATTGGGTATCACGCCGATATTGCTCAAGGGCACAGCCTATCTCGCCAGTGATCATACTGCGGCTCAGGGGCGGCATATTGGTGATCTCGACATAATGGTGCCGCGCGCAGCGCTGGAAACAGTCGAGGCGGCGTTGCTCGGTACGGGTTGGGAATGGGTCAAGGACGACCCTTATGACCAGGCCTATTATCGCCAGTGGATGCACGAATTGCCGCCGCTGATCCATCAGGATCGCGATGCGATGATCGATGTGCACCACACCATATTGCCACTAACCGCCAGGCCGATGCCTGATGCCGGTGCGATGATCGCGCGCGCGCGCAGCGTCGGGGACGGGCTTGCCATTCTCGACCCGTGCGACATGATCTGTCACTGTGCCGCGCATTTCCATGCCGATGGCGATATGGCGGGTGGACTGCGCAACCTCTGGGACTTTCATCTGTTGATCAGCGATTTCTGTCGATCATCTGAGCAATGGTCTGAGTTGCGGCAGCGTTCCGGGGAGCACCAGCTTTGGCCGACATTGCAAGGCACGCTTCGGCTGGCCCATGCGCTTTACGGAACCATCTGGCCTCCGGAATGGGGGGCGAAATGGGGTTTGCGCGAGGCGTTTTTCCAACGCCGGTTGCTCGCGCGCAATGGCTGGGGGCAGGAAACCCGTCCGGTGACACGGCTGGCTATCTATATTCGCTCGCACTGGCTGCGCATGCCACCATTGATGCTGGCGCGGCATTTATGGATCAAATGGCGCAAAGGTTCCGGCGCATCAGCCTGA
- a CDS encoding HAD-IA family hydrolase, translating into MTDISFKIVAFDLDGTLLDTSPELTAAVNHTLAAAGCPPLGIDEVKPMVGLGARHMLTEGLARAGIDDPGATKEYLPLLLDYYGDNLGSASPPYPGLVELMDALDERDIAMAVVTNKYERFAETLLSRIAMRKRFACVIGGDTMGKGKAKPHRAPIDEMIRRSGGGKAVFIGDSIYDVMAAHNAGIPAIAVRFGFLHQPVEELGADAILDHYDDLLPLLGQMSG; encoded by the coding sequence ATGACAGACATTTCTTTCAAAATCGTCGCTTTCGATCTCGACGGAACGCTGCTCGACACCAGCCCGGAGCTGACCGCTGCGGTCAACCATACGCTCGCCGCCGCCGGCTGCCCTCCACTTGGGATTGACGAAGTGAAACCCATGGTCGGACTCGGGGCCAGGCATATGCTGACCGAAGGGCTGGCGCGGGCCGGCATTGATGACCCCGGCGCGACGAAAGAATATCTGCCGCTGCTGCTCGACTATTATGGTGATAATCTCGGCAGCGCTTCACCACCCTATCCCGGCCTGGTCGAGCTGATGGATGCGCTCGACGAGCGCGACATCGCCATGGCGGTGGTGACCAATAAATATGAGCGTTTCGCCGAGACCCTGTTGTCGCGTATCGCCATGCGCAAGCGCTTTGCCTGTGTCATTGGCGGCGACACTATGGGCAAGGGCAAGGCCAAACCGCATCGTGCCCCTATCGACGAGATGATCCGGCGCAGCGGCGGCGGCAAAGCAGTGTTTATCGGCGACAGCATCTATGACGTCATGGCGGCGCACAATGCCGGAATACCAGCCATTGCAGTCCGTTTCGGCTTCCTGCATCAACCGGTTGAAGAGCTTGGGGCCGACGCCATTCTCGACCATTATGACGACCTGTTGCCGTTGCTGGGGCAGATGTCAGGCTGA
- the glmS gene encoding glutamine--fructose-6-phosphate transaminase (isomerizing): protein MCGIIGILGTDDVADRLVDGLKRLEYRGYDSAGLCTIVDGRLERRRAQGKLANLAQRLGEAPLTGSSGIAHTRWATHGAPTEDNAHPHIVGDVVIVHNGIIENFRDLREELQAEGREFASQTDTEVVAHLIAREVENGALPQDAVAAILPRLVGAFALAAMFRSDPDLLIAARQGAPLTIGYGEGENYIGSDAVALAPMTQRIAYLEEGDWAVVRRASVQIYDRDNQPVERAIVHSGATVQAIEKGNYRHFMLKEIYEQPVVVAQTLQSYLRPLEGRVALPDIEFDLSAIRRVTIVACGTSYYAGMVAKYWFEQFARVPVDLDVASEFRYRKPVMEEGGLALFISQSGETADTLAALRYARETGQVIGAVVNVPTSSMAREADLLLPTHAGPEIGVASTKAFTCQLAVLAALATNLARAKGELSAEEEQEIVTHLAEAPAALNAALGFDEAIENIAPLIAPARDVLYLGRGPDFPMALEGALKLKEISYIHAEGYAAGEMKHGPIALIDDLVPVIVLAPSGPLFEKTVSNMQEVQARGGKIVLISDRQGLDAASHGVMATIEVPAVHPLIAPMVYAVPVQLLAYHVAVTKGTDVDQPRNLAKSVTVE from the coding sequence ATGTGTGGGATTATCGGGATTTTGGGCACGGACGATGTCGCCGACCGGCTGGTCGACGGTCTGAAACGGCTGGAATATCGCGGCTATGACAGTGCCGGGTTGTGCACCATTGTCGACGGCCGACTCGAGCGTCGCCGGGCACAGGGCAAGCTGGCCAATCTGGCCCAACGGCTCGGGGAAGCACCGCTGACCGGCAGTTCCGGTATCGCCCATACCCGCTGGGCCACCCATGGCGCCCCGACCGAGGACAATGCGCATCCGCATATCGTCGGTGATGTGGTGATTGTGCATAATGGCATTATCGAGAATTTCCGCGATCTGCGCGAGGAATTGCAGGCCGAGGGGCGCGAATTTGCCAGCCAGACCGATACAGAGGTGGTGGCGCATCTGATCGCGCGCGAGGTGGAGAATGGCGCGTTGCCACAGGATGCGGTCGCGGCGATATTGCCGCGGCTGGTCGGTGCCTTTGCGTTGGCAGCGATGTTCCGCAGCGACCCTGATCTGCTGATCGCCGCGCGCCAGGGCGCCCCTTTGACAATCGGTTATGGCGAGGGTGAGAATTATATCGGCTCCGATGCCGTGGCGCTGGCACCGATGACCCAGCGCATTGCCTATCTGGAAGAGGGTGACTGGGCGGTAGTGCGGCGTGCATCGGTACAGATTTATGACCGTGACAACCAACCGGTAGAGCGTGCCATTGTGCATTCGGGCGCGACGGTGCAGGCGATCGAAAAGGGCAATTACCGCCATTTCATGCTCAAGGAGATATATGAGCAGCCGGTGGTGGTGGCGCAGACGCTGCAAAGCTATTTGCGGCCGCTCGAGGGCAGGGTCGCGCTGCCCGATATCGAGTTTGACCTGTCGGCGATTCGCCGGGTGACCATCGTCGCTTGCGGCACCAGCTATTATGCCGGCATGGTGGCAAAATACTGGTTCGAGCAATTTGCCCGGGTACCGGTCGATCTCGATGTCGCGTCGGAGTTCCGCTACCGCAAGCCTGTGATGGAGGAGGGCGGTCTGGCCCTGTTTATCAGCCAGTCGGGCGAGACTGCCGATACACTGGCAGCACTGCGCTATGCGCGCGAGACAGGTCAGGTGATCGGCGCCGTGGTCAATGTGCCGACCAGCTCCATGGCGCGCGAAGCCGATCTGTTGTTACCGACTCATGCCGGACCGGAAATCGGCGTCGCCTCGACCAAGGCCTTTACCTGTCAGCTCGCGGTGCTCGCAGCGCTGGCGACCAATCTGGCCCGAGCCAAAGGTGAGCTGAGCGCCGAGGAAGAACAGGAAATCGTCACCCATCTTGCCGAAGCCCCTGCGGCGCTCAATGCCGCACTCGGTTTTGACGAAGCGATTGAGAATATCGCGCCGCTGATCGCACCAGCGCGGGATGTGCTTTATCTCGGTCGCGGCCCTGACTTTCCGATGGCGCTGGAAGGGGCCTTAAAACTCAAGGAAATCAGTTATATCCACGCTGAAGGCTATGCCGCCGGCGAGATGAAGCATGGACCTATCGCACTGATCGATGATCTGGTGCCGGTGATCGTATTGGCGCCTTCGGGGCCGCTGTTCGAAAAAACTGTGTCGAACATGCAGGAGGTGCAGGCGCGTGGCGGCAAGATCGTGCTGATTTCCGACCGTCAGGGGCTCGATGCCGCGTCGCATGGTGTCATGGCGACGATCGAGGTGCCTGCGGTACACCCGCTGATTGCGCCGATGGTCTATGCCGTCCCGGTGCAGTTGCTGGCTTATCATGTTGCCGTAACCAAGGGCACTGATGTCGATCAGCCGCGTAACCTGGCGAAATCGGTTACGGTCGAGTGA